Proteins found in one Oncorhynchus mykiss isolate Arlee chromosome 17, USDA_OmykA_1.1, whole genome shotgun sequence genomic segment:
- the LOC110493596 gene encoding rho-related GTP-binding protein RhoU, whose protein sequence is MLPQDIRVQKPRRISDSAPPVPPRRGKNRDVPLSTRGRSGSVPERKVNCVLVGDGAVGKTSLIVSYTTNGYPTEYIPTAFDNFAAMVVVDGKPVRLQLCDMAGQDELDRIRPLCYHNADVFLLCYSVVRPSSFRNATDRWAPEIRHHCPGAPMVLVGTQLDLREDVQVLVQLARNQERPVSTEEAQQLAKDIGAVSFVECSGLTQKNLKEAFDQAILASIHPVENVQQLQQRQSLRKKTPDKIKSLSETWWKKLSCVVVAGECVGGEID, encoded by the exons ATGCTTCCTCAAGATATAAGAGTGCAGAAACCCCGTCGGATCTCGGATTCGGCTCCACCGGTACCACCACGGCGTGGCAAGAACAGAGACGTTCCTCTTTCAACGCGTGGGCGGTCGGGCTCCGTACCTGAGCGCAAGGTGAACTGCGTCCTCGTCGGAGATGGAGCGGTGGGGAAGACAAGTCTTATCGTCAGCTACACCACAAATGGTTATCCGACAGAATACATTCCAACAGCTTTCGACAACTTTGCAG CTATGGTTGTGGTGGACGGAAAACCTGTGAGACTGCAACTCTGTGATATGGCTGGCCAG GACGAGCTGGACCGGATCCGCCCTCTATGCTACCACAATGCCGATGTCTTCCTGCTCTGCTACAGTGTGGTGCGCCCCTCCTCCTTCCGCAACGCCACTGACCGCTGGGCGCCCGAGATTCGCCATCACTGCCCCGGGGCACCCATGGTCCTGGTGGGAACCCAGCTGGACCTGAGGGAAGACGTCCAGGTGCTGGTCCAGCTGGCCAGGAATCAGGAGCGGCCTGTGAGCACCGAGGAGGCCCAGCAGCTGGCAAAGGATATCGGGGCCGTGTCCTTCGTAGAGTGCTCGGGTCTGACCCAGAAGAATCTGAAGGAGGCGTTTGACCAGGCCATCTTGGCCAGCATCCATCCAGTGGAGAACGTTCAGCAGCTCCAGCAGAGGCAGAGCCTGAGGAAGAAGACCCCGGATAAGATCAAGAGTCTCTCTGAGACTTGGTGGAAGAAGCTGAGCTGTGTTGTTGTGGCAGGAGAGTGTGTGGGAGGAGAGATTGATTGA